The genomic stretch TGCAAGATTTTGTGCTTCTGCAGGGCTATCAATACCTGTAATTTGAAACTGATTACTGAAACGACCTTGAATAGTTGCAACATTAATCACTTGTTCATGTTTTTCAAGAATTGGCTTACCTGATGCATCTTTTTTACCGCTGTCTTTATACTCTACGTATAACGTTGCCATTGGTTTACCTAGATTAAGTTTAGTGGTTTCTGCCATAATTTCACCACCTTCATTATCTAGTGTTACATTTACATCTGGACGGCCAGTTTGTTGATCTGAACCTGCGCTCGCATTTGTAATATGCTCACCACCAAGTACTGCTCGACGATAAAGTACAACTGGACGACCATTCTTATCATATTTAATTTCTGAATCAGCAGGAACTAATCCATGTAGCGCAGCATCTAAATTCGCATTTTGATTCACAAGATGGAATTCCAACGTTGCTGTTGCACCTAAAATTTCTTTTGCTCGCGCTGTATCTTGGATACCTGGTAATTCTACAACAATACGATCAGCACCTTGACGTTGAATGACAGGTTCCGCAACGCCAAGTTCTTCAACACGGCGACGTAAAATACTTAAGTTTTGTTCTACTGCGTGATTACGTTCTTCCACTAATGCGTTTTCAGAAAGTGATAGGGATAATTGATCATCGCCTAAAACTTTAACATCCATATTTGGATATTTTTTATGAAGTAAATCTTTTACATCTGAAAGGTTATCAGAATTTGCTAACGTAATGGTTGTACTAAAATCAGCGGCAGGAACAATGCTACGATAACGGAAATGCGCTTTACGAAGATCAGTGCGTAAACTATCTTCGAGTTGTTGTTGATGTTTTTTCAAAGCAGCATTCATATCAACTTGCATAAGAAAACGCACACCACCACGTAAGTCTAGCCCCCATTTCATTGGTGTACCACCAATATCGGCTAACCATTTTGGTGTTGCTGGTGCAAGATTTAAAGCAACAGAGTAATTATCACCTAATGCTTGTGCAATATCATCTTTTGCTAGCAATTGTACATCAGTGTTTTTGAAACGAACGAGGATATTGCCGTCATGAAGAGAAATTGACTTAGCGTCTAAATGATTTTTAGTTAAGACTTGTTGAACATCCGCAAGAACGGCTGTGTCGGCTTGAATACCTTTAGTACCCGTAATTTGAACGGCAGGATCTTCGCCATAAAGATTTGGAAGAGAATAAAGCACACCGATGGCGACCACAATGATCACCATCAGATTCTTCCATAAAGGGTAACGATTTAACATAAATTTCCCTTGTGGAATTATTATTAGAAACGTGAATTAAAGATCAGAGATTGGTTGATCTTTTGGTAAAATTGAAACGATAAAATTACGTTTGATGCTTACTTGAGTATTAGCGTTTAGCTCAATCACGATATCGTCACTATCAGGGGTAATTTTGACAATACGACCAACAAGCCCACCAGAAGTTAAAACTTTAGTTCCTTTTGATAATTCAGCCATAAGTTGTTTATGTGCTTTATTACGTTTAGCTTGAGGACGGTAAATCATAAAATAAAAAATAAGCCCAAAGATGATAAAAATAAAAATCATTGAAAGTGGACTACCTTGCTGTTGCATAATCTTACCTCTTAAATTTAAGTGAAAAATGCGAAAAATTAGGCGGTTAACATACCATAAAACCACCTAAATGTGAAAACCCTTTTAGAGCTGATAACACCTTATTGTTTAATATATATTCAAGTTTTTATACTGGCATAAAACTCGACTACGTTAATTAAAATCATCACAAAATCTTTTTTATAAAAAATTTATTTTACGATTGAAGCCGTTTTTATCTGTAAATATACAAACTGTCCATTATGTAAAGCTAATTCATCTAAGGCCCAGCGAGTAATACTGGCACAAAGTTTATATTGTCCAACAGCCACATACACTTCCACTAACCCGCGTTTTTGTTCAACAATATCGTAAATTTGCCCATAAAGTACATTGCGGATACTACTACTTAATGGTTTCTGTAAGCTAATGGCTACATCTGAACTAAAAATACATACTCTGATTTTGTCATGGTCAGCGGGAGAAATATCGCCTTTAATAATCCAAAGCAATTGATCATCTATCCGTAAAGCAATCGTATCAGAATGTGATAACTCATGAGCCAATGGCAAAGCCAATACACTACTCCGCTCCATATTTTTTTGCCATGTTGAAAAAACAGGACTATGCCAAATTTGTTCTAATAATTCATATGCAATGACCTTACCATTTTCAAGTAACACTACCCGTTCAGCAAGTCGAAGTAATTCATCAAGGCTATGCGTAACATAAAGAATAGGAATATTGATCTCTTGAGCCAATGTATCAAGATAATCTAATAATTCATGTTTACGAGGTAAATCTAATGCCGACAATGGTTCATCCATAAGCAGAATTTCTGGCGAAGTTAACAACGCACGCCCAATTGCTACCCTTTGTTTCTCCCCACCTGATAATGTAATAGGATAACGTTTTAAGAGATGAGAGATACCCAATAATTCAACAATATAATCAACTTGCTTAATATTTTCCTTGGGCATTCCATAAGTGAGGTTACCTAACACACGATAATGCGGAAACAAACGTGCATCTTGAAATACATAACCAATGCGTCTTTTGTTTGCAGGAATAAAAATATTTTTATCTGTATCAACTAAAGTCCGATTATTGAGGATAATCGTTCCGTGATCAGGCTTAGTTAAACCGCTAATAAGCTGGATCAGCGAAGATTTCCCCGATCCTGATAATCCAAACAATGCCGTCACACCTTTTGCAGGAACATTTAAATTAGCCTTTAATTGCATCTGCCCTAATTGTTTTTCTACATTAATTTCTAACATCAATTTGTCCTAATTTTTTTTGTGTTTGGCGAGCTAAATATTCTGAAATAATTAACGAAATTAGTGCTATTGCAATAGCAATCACACAAAGTCGCGCAGCAGCACCTTCCGCCCCAGGTGTCTCAATTAATGAATACATTGCAAGCGGTATCGTTTGTGTAACATCAGGAATGTTAGAAACAAAGGTAATAGTTGCCCCAAATTCACCTAAAGAACGAGCAAACCCCAATACAAATCCAGCTAAAATGCCTGGTAAGGATAACGGTAACGTAATTGTAAAAAATGTCCGAATATTACTTGCTCCCAATGTACGAGCGGCTTCTTCCAAACGTTGATCGATTTGTTCTAATGCTAAACGGATAGAACGAACAACTAGAGGGAAAGCAACAATAGCTGAGGCAAGTGCTGCACCATACCAACTAAATCCAAAGCTAAAGTCAAACCATTTCAGCAAGTACTTCCCAATCGCACCATTCCGCCCCATACTTACCAATAATAAATATCCAACAACAACAGGAGGTAAAACTAAAGGTAAATGCACAAGTCCATTTAAGATAGATTTTCCATAAAATTGTTTTCTTGCTAATAACCATGCGACACATATTGCAAAAGGTAAACTCACCGTCATTGCTGTCAATGCTACTTTTAAACTCAAATTAATAGCATCTAACTCAGTAGTAGATAAAGCAAGGGAATGATAAAAAGTTTGAAGTGTCATAAACATTAAAATGATTCAAAATAATTTTTTATAGGTAAAAAAACATAAATTTTTCTGAAAATGTGGGCGTATCATACAAAGAATATAATCAAAATAAAATAAAAGAGAGATAAAGATCATTATATTAGCCTTTATCTCCAAATTTACTTAACGATTAATCCTATGTTAGGAGTATTTTATTTTGCTACAAAACCATAGCGTTCAAAAATTTTCTTACCTTCAGCAGAGGCTAAATAAGAAAGAAATTCACGGCTTTCTTTATTATCTTGCCCTTTAATAATTGATGCTGGATACAGAATTTTTGCATGACTTTCTGCTGGGAATGTCGCTACAATTTTTACTTGTTTACTCATTTTTGCATCTGTCGCATATACGATACCGAGTGGACTTTCGCCACGTTCGACATAAGCTAACGCCACACGAACATTTTGCGCACGTGCTAATTTAGCTTTCACGGCATCCCAATCTTTTAAGTAAGTCAATGCTTCTTTAGCATAACGACCTGCTGGTACTGCATCTGGATCGCCTACAGCTAAGTAACTGTTTCCTAATAATTTTACCCATGCAGGATTTTTTAAATCCACCTTAGAAACTTTACTATTTTCTGGTGCAATCATAACCAGTGAATTACTTACTAAATCAATACGAGAATCTTTTACAATCGCATCTTTATCTTGTAAATAATTCATCCACTTTTGGTTAGCTGAAATATAAATATTTGCAGGCGCGCCATTTTCAATTTGACGAGCTAATTTTGATGAAGATGCAAAAGAAAGTGAAATTTGATCTTTTGGATGAGATTTCAAAAATTCTAATGTAGCTTCTTCAATTGCATTGGTCATTGAAGATGCAGCAAATACCGTAATTTTAGCTTGAGCACTAACAGAAATAACCGCTGCAAATGTTGCTGCGATTAAAGTTTTTTTAAAGAAAGGCATACTTTTCTCCAAATTTTATATAAAACATTACATAATGCTTAATAATTATATGTCATTTGTAAAGGAAAAAGCTACATAAAAATTGTTTTTTTTTGTAGAATTACCTTGTCTCTTAACTCCAAATATAGGACTGCATATGTCAGTAAATGAAATACTTCTTACGATTAAATTACATCAGCAAATCTTTGTCGATCCAAAACGGATTCGGCTACTCAAAGCAATTGATGAAACAGGCTCTATTAATCAAGGTGCAAAACTTGCACAAGTAAGTTATAAAAGTGCATGGGATCATCTTGAAATGATGGATCGTGTTAGTCCACGACCACTCCTAGAAAGAAATGCAGGTGGGAAAAAAGGTGGTGGTACTAGACTTACCGCTTATGCTCATCGCTTACTTAAACTTTATCAACTCCTAGAAGATACGCAGAATACTGCTTTTGAGATTCTACAAAAAGAAGATATTCCGCTGGATAATCCACTCTTTGCTACCTCGCTATTCTCTTTACAAACGAGTGCTAGAAACCAATTTTTTGGTCGTGTGAGTGAATTGAAGAAAGAAAATGGTCACTACTATGTAGGAATTAATATTGCTGGTTTAAAAACGCAATTATGTGCTTGTATTACCCCACAAAGTGCTGCCCGCTTACAACTATCACTTGATAAAGATGTCATGTTTATGGTGAAAGCGCCATGGATTCGTGTTCACAAATCGCCAATTGATACACCATATAACCAATTCCAAGCTATCGTAAAATCTGTTCATGATCATGAAATGGTGATTGAATTTGGTAAAGGAAGCCAAGCAACGGAATGTGTTGTAGGGTTACGTGAAACGGGCTACCGTGTCGGTGATATTGTTTATTTCACAATCGATCCAGATCAAATTATTATTGCGAGTTTACTTTAACGGTACTGCTACTTCTCTAATCGATGTTCGGTCATAAAATTTTCCGAAAATTGAGGCGTAGCATTCACCTCAACTCAAAATAATAAAAAAACACCGCACTTTAAATGCGGTGTCGGTTTTTTTAGGTCAATCAATTCTTAGTGGAATTGCATACCGCCATCAATAATTAAAGTTTGGCCAGTCATACAATCAGAATCAGAACCTGCTAAGAAAGATACTGCGTTTGCAATTTCTTCTGGTTCAGTCAATTTACCTAATGCAATGTTTTTAGAGAATTGTTGCATTCCCCATTCATCGTCTTTACCTGCTTCAGCACCAACGCGATGAGCAATATCAAACATCATTGGTGTTTTAACAATTCCTGGTGCAAATGCATTTACAGTAATGCCTTCTGGAGCTAAATCACGTGCAGTTACTTGTGTAATACCACGAACGGCGAATTTTGTACCTGAGTATAGAGAAAGCATCGGATTACCAACAACACCTGCTTGTGATGTTGCATTGATAATTTTACCGCCATGTCCAAATTTTTTGAACATTTTATGCGCTGCTTGGGTACCCCAAATAATACTTGCTACATTGATGTGATAAACTTTATCAAACATTTCTGGTGTAATAGTATCAATTGGTGTAGTTGGACCAACACCTGCGTTATTGATGATAACGTTAAAATCACCAAATTTATTTGCCGCTTCTTCCACTACTTGGAAAAATTGATCTCGATTTGCTACATCGAGTTGATAAGCTGCTGCAGTTCCTCCTGCTTTAACAATTTCTTGAGCAACGCTGTTAGCGCCATCAAGATTCATATCTACCACCGCTACGGCAAAACCATCTTTGGCTAAACGATGACAAATTGCTGCACCAATTCCTTGTGCTCCACCTGTTACAAATGCGACTTTTTTGGTCATACTAGTCTCTCCCAAATTTATTACTCTATGAGTAAAAATTGTAATACGAGTCATACACTCAGTACAAACTCTCCATTTACATAATAACAAACAACAATTCTTTTGTATAATTACAAAAAGTTATCGTTATCACAACATTAACTTAGACAAGAATCATGTTTTCCAGTTCATAAATTTTAAGAAAAATTTACGTTCTTTTTTGTTAGCTGTAAAAAATCTACAGCGATATTCTCTGCTTCCTGCAGATAAAAATCAGGAGGCTCATAACCTTTAGGTAAATCATCCAATGATTTAAGTAATGGTTTTCCTTCTCTTTTAAAACGAGCATTAATTTCATCTAATTCTCGTTTTTCTATTCTATCATATTCTTTTTTACGTTCAGAATAATTAAGTGATAAATAACGTTTTTTATTAAATGCCTCTTGAAGGGCGATGTCATTTTCAATAGCCTTAAATTCTGGATTTTTTACAATCCGTTTTTGGTGCAATTTAATTAAAGTTGGCAAATAAGGTTTCAATGAAGGTAATTGCATATAAAATGCAGAAGAAATCTTATCCCAGGGTAATGCGTTTTTTTCAGTACTTTCACCATATTCCTTTTCATCGATAATTGCGGGGAAAAAGATGTCTGGTGTAACCCCTTTAATTTGCGTACTTCCGCCATTAATACGATAGAATTTCTGAATAGTATATTGCAAAATTCCTAAAGGTTTCACTCTAAGCGGATCATCAAATAATGGATTAATTAATGGTCGGCTTTGCTGAACAGTCCCTTTGCCATAAGAATTCTGCCCTAAAATAATCGCACGATGATAATCTTGCATTGCCGCAGCAAAAATTTCAGATGCTGATGCGCTGAATCGATCGATCATAATGAAAAGTGGTCCATCATAAACAAGTTGTCTATCAGGATCTTCATAAATATCAATACGATGATCGGTTCCACGAACTTGTACGATAGGTCCATCCGTAATGAATAATCCACTAAGTTCAATGACTTCACTAAGTGAACCGCCTCCATTTTCTCGCAAATCAATAATCAATGCCTGAATGCCTTTAGCCTTTGCTTCAGCGAGAAGTTTACGGACGTCTTGAGCGATACCGACATAAAAACTTGGGATTTTAATAACACCAATTTTTTTGCCATGGACGATATCTACTGTTAATTTCGCAGCCTGATCGGCTAATCTAATTTTTTCCCTTTCTAAACAAACGATGTGTGTTTTACCGCCTTTTTCTGGCTCGATTTCCAAATAAACTTTCGTTCCTTTTTTCCCTTTGACTTTATCGACAACATCACTTAAGCGCCAGCCAACAATATCTTCAATCTTATTTCGAGCTTGCCCTACGCCAATAATTTTATCACCAGGTCTCAGTTGTTTACTTTTAGCTGCTGGGGAACCAGGTACAATAGTACGAATAACAGTTTCATCATCATTCATTTGTAATGTTGCACCAATGCCTTCAATGGATAAATTCATTGTTTCGTTGAAACTTTTTGCTACCCGTGGAGCTAGATAGCTCGTATGCGGATCAAGGCTACGTGCAAATGCATTTAAGAATGTTTGAGTAATATCATCAGGATAGGTTTGAGTTAATCGACGAATCGCTAAATTATAGCGTTTTTCTAATTTCGCTTTAATTTCACGCCACGATTTTCCTTTTAATTTTTGAAGAATGATGTCATTTTCAACCCTTTCTTTCCAAAGCATATCAGCTTGAGCAACTGTTTGAGGCCACGCTGCTTTTGTCCGATCCACTTGAATTTTATCATTATTATTAAGATTAGGCTGATGTGCTAAAAGGGATAAAGCATATTGATAACGTTCATAACGTCGTTTTGCCATTAAATCATAGATAGCAAACGCACTTTGTAAATTACCTGCTGGCAATTCGTCATCAAATTTGTCACCATATTCTTTTCTTATCGCATCGATATCGC from Actinobacillus delphinicola encodes the following:
- the secD gene encoding protein translocase subunit SecD: MLNRYPLWKNLMVIIVVAIGVLYSLPNLYGEDPAVQITGTKGIQADTAVLADVQQVLTKNHLDAKSISLHDGNILVRFKNTDVQLLAKDDIAQALGDNYSVALNLAPATPKWLADIGGTPMKWGLDLRGGVRFLMQVDMNAALKKHQQQLEDSLRTDLRKAHFRYRSIVPAADFSTTITLANSDNLSDVKDLLHKKYPNMDVKVLGDDQLSLSLSENALVEERNHAVEQNLSILRRRVEELGVAEPVIQRQGADRIVVELPGIQDTARAKEILGATATLEFHLVNQNANLDAALHGLVPADSEIKYDKNGRPVVLYRRAVLGGEHITNASAGSDQQTGRPDVNVTLDNEGGEIMAETTKLNLGKPMATLYVEYKDSGKKDASGKPILEKHEQVINVATIQGRFSNQFQITGIDSPAEAQNLAVLLRSGALTAPIQIVEERTVGPSLGAQNVAQGLEAGLWGLGITILFMLVYYRLFGLFSDLALIANMVLLVGLMSLLPGATLTMPGIAGIVLSVGMSVDANVLIFERIREEIRNGRSVQQAINEGYSGAFSSIFDANLTTILTCVVLYAIGTGPVKGFAITLSLGVAISMFTAITGTRMLANWVYGGKRVKKLSI
- the yajC gene encoding preprotein translocase subunit YajC translates to MQQQGSPLSMIFIFIIFGLIFYFMIYRPQAKRNKAHKQLMAELSKGTKVLTSGGLVGRIVKITPDSDDIVIELNANTQVSIKRNFIVSILPKDQPISDL
- the modC gene encoding molybdenum ABC transporter ATP-binding protein ModC; the encoded protein is MLEINVEKQLGQMQLKANLNVPAKGVTALFGLSGSGKSSLIQLISGLTKPDHGTIILNNRTLVDTDKNIFIPANKRRIGYVFQDARLFPHYRVLGNLTYGMPKENIKQVDYIVELLGISHLLKRYPITLSGGEKQRVAIGRALLTSPEILLMDEPLSALDLPRKHELLDYLDTLAQEINIPILYVTHSLDELLRLAERVVLLENGKVIAYELLEQIWHSPVFSTWQKNMERSSVLALPLAHELSHSDTIALRIDDQLLWIIKGDISPADHDKIRVCIFSSDVAISLQKPLSSSIRNVLYGQIYDIVEQKRGLVEVYVAVGQYKLCASITRWALDELALHNGQFVYLQIKTASIVK
- the modB gene encoding molybdate ABC transporter permease subunit, giving the protein MFMTLQTFYHSLALSTTELDAINLSLKVALTAMTVSLPFAICVAWLLARKQFYGKSILNGLVHLPLVLPPVVVGYLLLVSMGRNGAIGKYLLKWFDFSFGFSWYGAALASAIVAFPLVVRSIRLALEQIDQRLEEAARTLGASNIRTFFTITLPLSLPGILAGFVLGFARSLGEFGATITFVSNIPDVTQTIPLAMYSLIETPGAEGAAARLCVIAIAIALISLIISEYLARQTQKKLGQIDVRN
- the modA gene encoding molybdate ABC transporter substrate-binding protein; translation: MPFFKKTLIAATFAAVISVSAQAKITVFAASSMTNAIEEATLEFLKSHPKDQISLSFASSSKLARQIENGAPANIYISANQKWMNYLQDKDAIVKDSRIDLVSNSLVMIAPENSKVSKVDLKNPAWVKLLGNSYLAVGDPDAVPAGRYAKEALTYLKDWDAVKAKLARAQNVRVALAYVERGESPLGIVYATDAKMSKQVKIVATFPAESHAKILYPASIIKGQDNKESREFLSYLASAEGKKIFERYGFVAK
- a CDS encoding TOBE domain-containing protein, which encodes MSVNEILLTIKLHQQIFVDPKRIRLLKAIDETGSINQGAKLAQVSYKSAWDHLEMMDRVSPRPLLERNAGGKKGGGTRLTAYAHRLLKLYQLLEDTQNTAFEILQKEDIPLDNPLFATSLFSLQTSARNQFFGRVSELKKENGHYYVGINIAGLKTQLCACITPQSAARLQLSLDKDVMFMVKAPWIRVHKSPIDTPYNQFQAIVKSVHDHEMVIEFGKGSQATECVVGLRETGYRVGDIVYFTIDPDQIIIASLL
- a CDS encoding (S)-acetoin forming diacetyl reductase, producing MTKKVAFVTGGAQGIGAAICHRLAKDGFAVAVVDMNLDGANSVAQEIVKAGGTAAAYQLDVANRDQFFQVVEEAANKFGDFNVIINNAGVGPTTPIDTITPEMFDKVYHINVASIIWGTQAAHKMFKKFGHGGKIINATSQAGVVGNPMLSLYSGTKFAVRGITQVTARDLAPEGITVNAFAPGIVKTPMMFDIAHRVGAEAGKDDEWGMQQFSKNIALGKLTEPEEIANAVSFLAGSDSDCMTGQTLIIDGGMQFH
- the prc gene encoding carboxy terminal-processing peptidase gives rise to the protein MKLNSYRKVIFYSMLGAVFASLPTVGWSIEPTIKEDVIHLPQPTMSNKVATARVTRRLMTFHYEKIHLDDAFSLKILNRYLDNLDYNHDIFLQSDIDAIRKEYGDKFDDELPAGNLQSAFAIYDLMAKRRYERYQYALSLLAHQPNLNNNDKIQVDRTKAAWPQTVAQADMLWKERVENDIILQKLKGKSWREIKAKLEKRYNLAIRRLTQTYPDDITQTFLNAFARSLDPHTSYLAPRVAKSFNETMNLSIEGIGATLQMNDDETVIRTIVPGSPAAKSKQLRPGDKIIGVGQARNKIEDIVGWRLSDVVDKVKGKKGTKVYLEIEPEKGGKTHIVCLEREKIRLADQAAKLTVDIVHGKKIGVIKIPSFYVGIAQDVRKLLAEAKAKGIQALIIDLRENGGGSLSEVIELSGLFITDGPIVQVRGTDHRIDIYEDPDRQLVYDGPLFIMIDRFSASASEIFAAAMQDYHRAIILGQNSYGKGTVQQSRPLINPLFDDPLRVKPLGILQYTIQKFYRINGGSTQIKGVTPDIFFPAIIDEKEYGESTEKNALPWDKISSAFYMQLPSLKPYLPTLIKLHQKRIVKNPEFKAIENDIALQEAFNKKRYLSLNYSERKKEYDRIEKRELDEINARFKREGKPLLKSLDDLPKGYEPPDFYLQEAENIAVDFLQLTKKNVNFS